From the Temnothorax longispinosus isolate EJ_2023e chromosome 6, Tlon_JGU_v1, whole genome shotgun sequence genome, one window contains:
- the LOC139814596 gene encoding protein mab-21 gives MLVPPDMISSHSRMVYQFNKYFGERVMTRKSQVAKTIQEVCRVVQDVLKEVEVQEPRFISSLTDYNGRFDGLDVISPTEFEIVIYLNQMGVLNFVDDGTLPGCAVLKLSDGRKRSMSLWVEFITASGYLSARKIRSRFQTLVAQACDKCTYRDSVKMIADTTEVKLRIRERYVVQITPAFKCAGLWPRSASHWPIAHIPWPHPNIVAEVKAEGFDMLSKECIGLQGKQSAMEGDAWALSFIDAENRLLQGASRKRCLSILKTLRDRHLDLPGNPVTSYHMKTLLLYECEKHPHEAEWDEGCLAERINGIFLQLISCLQCRRCPHYFLPNLDLFKGKSPSGLENAAKQVWRLTRELLTNSRALEKL, from the coding sequence ATGCTGGTACCGCCTGATATGATTTCGTCCCACTCCAGGATGGTCTATCAGTTCAACAAGTACTTTGGCGAACGGGTGATGACGAGGAAGAGCCAGGTGGCGAAGACCATTCAGGAGGTGTGCCGAGTCGTGCAGGATGTGCTGAAGGAAGTGGAGGTGCAGGAGCCGAGATTCATCTCGTCCCTGACGGATTACAACGGCCGATTCGACGGCCTCGACGTCATCTCGCCGACGGAGTTCGAGATCGTCATCTATCTGAATCAGATGGGCGTGTTGAACTTTGTGGACGACGGCACCCTGCCGGGCTGCGCCGTGCTGAAGCTCAGCGACGGGCGCAAGAGGTCCATGTCCCTCTGGGTGGAATTCATCACCGCGTCCGGTTACCTGTCGGCCAGAAAGATACGCTCGAGATTCCAGACCTTAGTGGCGCAGGCCTGCGACAAGTGCACGTATCGGGATTCGGTGAAGATGATCGCCGACACTACCGAGGTGAAACTACGGATACGCGAGCGGTACGTCGTGCAGATTACGCCAGCTTTCAAATGTGCCGGACTCTGGCCCAGATCAGCCTCCCACTGGCCGATCGCGCATATACCTTGGCCGCATCCGAACATCGTCGCCGAGGTGAAGGCGGAGGGCTTCGACATGCTCTCGAAGGAATGCATAGGCCTGCAAGGTAAGCAGTCCGCCATGGAGGGCGACGCCTGGGCGTTGTCGTTTATCGACGCGGAGAATCGATTGTTGCAAGGCGCGAGTAGGAAGCGTTGCCTCAGTATACTGAAGACTCTTAGGGACCGACATCTCGACCTGCCGGGTAACCCGGTCACCAGCTACCACATGAAGACCCTGCTGCTCTACGAGTGCGAGAAACACCCGCATGAGGCGGAATGGGACGAGGGTTGCCTGGCCGAGCGAATAAACGGCATTTTTCTGCAGCTAATCTCCTGCCTGCAGTGCCGCAGATGCCCGCATTACTTTCTACCGAATCTCGATCTCTTCAAGGGAAAATCGCCGAGCGGCCTCGAAAACGCCGCGAAGCAGGTGTGGAGACTCACCAGGGAGTTGTTGACGAACAGTCGCGCGCTCGAGAAACTGTAG